In one Dunckerocampus dactyliophorus isolate RoL2022-P2 chromosome 9, RoL_Ddac_1.1, whole genome shotgun sequence genomic region, the following are encoded:
- the lrrfip1a gene encoding uncharacterized protein lrrfip1a isoform X5, whose amino-acid sequence MSNMSNMGSQGTGRKRSSNKDRSTAEDDALNLIAKEAEARLAAKRAARAEAREIRMRELERQQKEIFQVQKKYYGLNTKVDDRVDDKWGDIEQWMEDSERYSRPSQVHTLSDDDERLSVGSRGSVRSDLDSVYGAGGSSLVPHKKSKKKKKHKHKDKDRNGYDDEYGVVSSRASYASSNLYSLNGLSSTRNTGSTGAYQSALYEDNHCSGSQRVTGSGSHSLEYSSFHRSNSRTSSRANSARASPVDNCGSVASYLRSAASSGGLPRDLDDVTIPDFSDVDDKDYLEKGSRAASALTATTLTSLGGSSSRRGSVDTAITVDAETAVREIKEIHELKDQIQDVESKYTQNLKEAKDALTEVEEKYRKAMVSNAQLDNEKNNLMYQVDTLKDSLMELEELLSESRREYEEKVKEFDREKHAHGVLQFQLAAMKETLKQSEELLNEIRQLRMKQDGFTREISDLQETVEWKDKKIGALERQKEYTDAIRIERDELREEVVKLKDILKKHGIVLGPDMSINGSAGETETEVSTSGDSAPQPAQDSSTFPAEGNSMLGSSVETQLRSSGKEEVDQEQHQDVFEEAQTSHFSSDRLSNTVHASLVESCSTQQSTEEQKMPLKDVNGGKSLEWQAEADELAVTKDCDELVLSSEFEENTDNGNEPQVNSDLEDRVATTKDIEDNSTTIFEEKPNKHKTIDESLSTKTHSYLQDVNHSESCSEEGHVRDLESCPPEDVINSEPCPQENVNNSVSCTQDIKDYESCPQENVNNSVSCTQDIKDYDSCPQEDVKDSESCPQENAKDSELCTREDVKDSASCTQEKYIKDSELCPQVENLKDSESESVPGVSNTELQCETENAEANNDDVEEIQIKAPLGGANAPLKKKKKKRRGKKKGGSLEERNQPKDNKEAARTYQESIQPEAVSKDDGSGTECSSEGRSFKHIKESSTDQVTKDIDQQHTAEQVEHIEASYFEQPNKSKMDQVSGEWNNEQHWKVEKEPGMDQVVKETDWQNADQADFAQLEHNETSNIQNPKESMMDLMLNADERNNEQNLEADKVKIEENISLTLQLSQTQSHHSADKQCLKQTWESVKVEVPEFSGADVLVDFVSSNTSTSLDGVDVLDDMATIDIVKTAPLEPDDHSESKNHLSVTMDSTAQCPEAPSKPSSATDSNSDMLIGLSDKGVLEKTSTSQKDEQPEAERVERSFSSENPNDGSVEKPKLSESKKENELLDLVKSENSSNDLDKVGTLVETQAEHFMERQTLLYEDQMDAAASDMEVQTQSSPEDAGHYISPLIVQRLSNEQLSSAGNLEEHKNGQSDRKSLTVQPLQESTAETNNISQPYEQDNEEQIEEDEEGQSFDFDDINTDVAVEIQTIEHSQQEEVEVGVDVLSDDNSDVLVQSSTNIEIVQENSQGKPMDGEVCADVATADKNLDVVALVQVEASSEKSVEEQEEKMQPQKMDAMDEQSFVAKDRQPSKAGEFGVLENTSEDQFHPQAASLPVEEALNVVEQLHEDLSATQVGGNRVTPPSGKDEKRNSKKGKSKGKDDCKMT is encoded by the exons GAGGACAGTGAGAGATACTCACGCCCCTCACAGGTGCACACG CTTTCAGATGACGATGAGCGCTTGTCAGTGGGAAGCCGAGGCAGTGTCAGG TCGGATCTTGATTCAGTTTATGGGGCAGGG GGCTCATCTTTGGTCCCGCATAAGAAgtccaagaaaaagaagaaacataAGCATAAAGATAAAGAT AGGAACGGCTATGATGATGAGTACGGTGTCGTGTCCAGCAGG GCATCTTATGCTTCCTCTAACTTGTACAGCCTCAATGGTCTGTCCTCCACCAGGAACACAGGTTCAACTGGTGCGTACCAG AGCGCCTTATATGAGGACAATCACTGCTCCGGGTCGCAGCGAGTCACTGGCTCTGGCTCCCAT TCTTTAGAATACAGTAGCTTCCACCGCTCCAACTCCAGAACCTCCAGCAGGGCCAATTCAGCCCGTGCCAGCCCAGTG GACAACTGTGGTTCTGTTGCCAGTTATTTAAGAAGCGCAGCCAGTAGCGGTGGCCTCCCCAGGGATCTGGACGATGTTACTATTCCTGATTTTTCTGAT GTAGATGACAAGGATTATCTTGAGAAA GGTTCCAGAGCAGCCTCTGCATTAACAGCAACAACTCTCACATCCCTCGGTGGATCTTCCTCACGGAGAGGAAGTGTAGACACTGCCATAACTGTGGATGCTGAGACTGCCGTGAGAGAAATAAAG GAAATTCATGAACTGAAGGATCAAATTCAAGATGTGGAATCCAAGTACACACAGAACCTAAAAGAAGCCAAG GATGCATTGACAGAGGTGGAAGAGAAGTATCGTAAGGCAATGGTATCCAACGCCCAGCTGGACAATGAGAAGAACAACCTCATGTACCAGGTGGATACGCTGAAGGACTCTCTGATGGAACTAGAGGAACTCCTGTCTGAGTCCCGGCGGGAGTATGAGGAGAAGGTCAAG GAATTTGATCGAGAGAAGCATGCCCACGGTGTGCTTCAGTTCCAGTTGGCAGCCATgaaagaaacactgaaacaaagtGAGGAGCTGCTAAAT GAGATCCGTCAGTTGCGTATGAAACAAGACGGTTTTACTAGAGAGATATCTGACCTACAAGAAACAGTGGAGTGGAAGGATAAGAAAATTGGG GCTTTAGAGCGACAGAAAGAATACACTGACGCAATCCGAATTGAGCGAGATGAGCTCAGAGAAGAGGTTGTGAAGCTGAAAGATATTCTAAAG AAACATGGAATAGTACTGGGACCTGATATGAGCATCAACGGCAGTGCTGGTGAGACAGAAACAGAAGTCAGCACCAGTGGAGACTCTGCTCCCCAACCGGCTCAGGATTCGTCCACTTTCCCAGCAGAGGGGAACAGCATGCTCG GAAGCTCAGTGGAGACTCAGTTGAGAAGTAGTGGAAAGGAAGAGGTGGATCAAGAGCAGCATCAAGACGTGTTTGAGGAAGCCCAGACCAGTCATTTCAGCTCTGATAGGCTCTCTAATACTGTTCACGCATCTTTAGTAGAATCCTGTAGCACACAACAGTCCACAGAAGAACAGAAAATGCCACTCAAAGACGTCAATGGTGGCAAAAGTCTGGAATGGCAGGCTGAAGCTGATGAACTTGCAGTCACAAAAGACTGTGATGAACTAGTTCTCAGCTCTGAGTTCGAAGAAAACACAGATAATGGAAATGAGCCACAAGTCAACTCAGATTTAGAAGACAGAGTAGCAACAACCAAAGATATTGAAGACAACTCCACCACCATCTTTGAGGAgaagccaaacaaacacaaaaccatAGACGAAAGTCTTTcgacaaaaacacattcataTCTACAAGACGTCAACCATTCTGAATCATGTTCCGAAGAAGGACATGTAAGAGATTTAGAATCATGTCCCCCGGAAGATGTCATTAATTCAGAACCATGTCCCCAAGAAAATGTCAACAATTCAGTATCATGTACACAAGATATCAAAGATTATGAATCATGTCCCCAAGAAAATGTCAACAATTCAGTGTCATGTACACAAGATATCAAAGATTATGACTCATGTCCCCAAGAAGATGTCAAAGATTCAGAATCATGTCCCCAGGAAAATGCCAAAGATTCTGAATTATGTACACGAGAAGATGTCAAAGATTCAGCGTCATGTACCCAAGAGAAATATATAAAAGATTCTGAATTGTGTCCCCAGGTAGAAAATCTCAAAGACTCAGAGTCTGAGTCTGTCCCAGGTGTATCAAATACTGAACTTCAATGTGAAACTGAAAATGCTGAGGCAAACAATGATGACGTtgaagaaatacaaataaaggctCCACTTGGAGGTGCTAATGCTCCtctgaaaaagaagaaaaagaagaggagaGGCAAAAAGAAAGGAGGGTCCCTTGAGGAAAGAAATCAACCAAAGGACAATAAGGAAGCTGCTAGAACATATCAAGAAAGCATCCAACCAGAAGCAGTTTCAAAGGATGATGGGTCAGGCACCGAATGTAGTAGTGAAGGtcgcagttttaaacacattaaAGAATCATCCACAGATCAGGTTACCAAAGACATCGATCAGCAACATACTGCTGAACAAGTGGAACATATTGAAGCCTCATATTTTGAACAACCAAATAAATCAAAGATGGATCAAGTTAGTGGTGAATGGAATAATGAACAGCATTGGAAAGTAGAGAAGGAACCAGGTATGGATCAAGTTGTGAAAGAGACAGACTGGCAAAATGCTGATCAAGCAGATTTCGCACAATTAGAACACAACGAAACCTCAAATATTCAAAACCCTAAAGAGTCAATGATGGATCTAATGTTGAATGCAGATGAACGAAATAATGAGCAGAATTTGGAAGCAGATAAAGTAAAGATAGAAGAAAACATTTCTCTCACTTTGCAACTCAGTCAGACACAAAGTCACCACAGTGCAGACAAACAGTGCTTGAAACAAACTTGGGAATCTGTGAAAGTAGAGGTTCCAGAGTTCAGTGGAGCGGATGTTCTTGTTGACTTTGTTAGTAGCAACACCTCCACAAGCCTTGACGGAGTTGACGTTTTAGATGACATGGCAACTATAGATATTGTCAAAACTGCTCCTCTTGAGCCTGATGACCATTCTGAAAGTAAAAATCACTTGTCTGTGACTATGGACTCTACTGCCCAATGCCCAGAGGCACCATCTAAGCCGTCTTCTGCCACTGACTCCAACAGTGACATGCTCATTGGGTTGTCTGACAAAGGTGTGCTAGAGAAAACTTCTACAAGCCAAAAGGATGAACAGCCAGAAGCAGAACGCGTAGAAAGATCATTTTCCTCTGAAAATCCTAATGATGGGTCAGTCGAAAAACCAAAACTGTCTGAAAGTAAGAAGGAAAATGAATTGTTAGATTTAGTCAAGTCAGAGAACTCCTCAAATGACCTTGACAAAGTTGGGACCCTTGTGGAGACTCAGGCTGAACATTTTATGGAAAGGCAGACATTGCTGTATGAAGATCAGATGGATGCTGCTGCCTCAGACATGGAGGTGCAGACACAAAGTTCTCCAGAAGATGCAGGACATTACATAAGTCCCCTGATTGTGCAGCGGCTTAGCAATGAGCAATTATCCTCTGCAGGTAATCTTGAGGagcacaaaaatggccaaaGTGACCGAAAAAGTCTTACTGTGCAGCCACTGCAGGAATCCACAGCTGAGACCAATAACATAAGTCAACCGTACGAGCAGGACAATGAGGAGCAAATCGAAGAAGATGAGGAAGGGCAGTCCTTTGATTTTGATGACATAAACACAGATGTAGCTGTAGAAATACAGACCATTGAACATTCACAGCAGGAGGAAGTTGAGGTGGGTGTTGATGTCCTGTCAGATGACAACAGTGATGTGTTGGTGCAGAGTTCAACAAATATTGAAATAGTACAAGAAAATTCCCAAGGGAAGCCAATGGATGGTGAGGTGTGTGCAGATGTAGCTACAGCAGACAAAAACTTGGATGTGGTGGCTTTGGTTCAAGTGGAAGCTTCATCTGAAAAAAGTGTGGAAGAGCAGGAGGAAAAGATGCAGccacagaagatggatgcaaTGGATGAGCAAAGCTTTGTTGCAAAAGACAGACAACCTTCCAAAGCTGGGGAGTTTGGTGTTCTAGAAAACACAAGTGAAGACCAATTCCACCCTCAGGCAGCATCTTTACCAGTAGAAGAAGCGTTAAATGTTGTTGAACAACTGCATGAAGATTTAAGTGCAACCCAAGTGGGCGGCAACAGAGTGACACCTCCCTCCGGAAAAGATGAGAAGAGAAATAGCAAGAAAGGCAAAAGCAAGGGCAAAGATGACTGCAAGATGACTTAG
- the lrrfip1a gene encoding uncharacterized protein lrrfip1a isoform X13: protein MSNMSNMGSQGTGRKRSSNKDRSTAEDDALNLIAKEAEARLAAKRAARAEAREIRMRELERQQKEIFQVQKKYYGLNTKVDDRVDDKWGDIEQWMEDSERYSRPSQVHTLSDDDERLSVGSRGSVRSDLDSVYGAGGSSLVPHKKSKKKKKHKHKDKDRNGYDDEYGVVSSRSSRLSDDSRVSRSSRGDLLDNCGSVASYLRSAASSGGLPRDLDDVTIPDFSDVDDKDYLEKGSRAASALTATTLTSLGGSSSRRGSVDTAITVDAETAVREIKEIHELKDQIQDVESKYTQNLKEAKDALTEVEEKYRKAMVSNAQLDNEKNNLMYQVDTLKDSLMELEELLSESRREYEEKVKEFDREKHAHGVLQFQLAAMKETLKQSEELLNEIRQLRMKQDGFTREISDLQETVEWKDKKIGALERQKEYTDAIRIERDELREEVVKLKDILKKHGIVLGPDMSINGSAGETETEVSTSGDSAPQPAQDSSTFPAEGNSMLGSSVETQLRSSGKEEVDQEQHQDVFEEAQTSHFSSDRLSNTVHASLVESCSTQQSTEEQKMPLKDVNGGKSLEWQAEADELAVTKDCDELVLSSEFEENTDNGNEPQVNSDLEDRVATTKDIEDNSTTIFEEKPNKHKTIDESLSTKTHSYLQDVNHSESCSEEGHVRDLESCPPEDVINSEPCPQENVNNSVSCTQDIKDYESCPQENVNNSVSCTQDIKDYDSCPQEDVKDSESCPQENAKDSELCTREDVKDSASCTQEKYIKDSELCPQVENLKDSESESVPGVSNTELQCETENAEANNDDVEEIQIKAPLGGANAPLKKKKKKRRGKKKGGSLEERNQPKDNKEAARTYQESIQPEAVSKDDGSGTECSSEGRSFKHIKESSTDQVTKDIDQQHTAEQVEHIEASYFEQPNKSKMDQVSGEWNNEQHWKVEKEPGMDQVVKETDWQNADQADFAQLEHNETSNIQNPKESMMDLMLNADERNNEQNLEADKVKIEENISLTLQLSQTQSHHSADKQCLKQTWESVKVEVPEFSGADVLVDFVSSNTSTSLDGVDVLDDMATIDIVKTAPLEPDDHSESKNHLSVTMDSTAQCPEAPSKPSSATDSNSDMLIGLSDKGVLEKTSTSQKDEQPEAERVERSFSSENPNDGSVEKPKLSESKKENELLDLVKSENSSNDLDKVGTLVETQAEHFMERQTLLYEDQMDAAASDMEVQTQSSPEDAGHYISPLIVQRLSNEQLSSAGNLEEHKNGQSDRKSLTVQPLQESTAETNNISQPYEQDNEEQIEEDEEGQSFDFDDINTDVAVEIQTIEHSQQEEVEVGVDVLSDDNSDVLVQSSTNIEIVQENSQGKPMDGEVCADVATADKNLDVVALVQVEASSEKSVEEQEEKMQPQKMDAMDEQSFVAKDRQPSKAGEFGVLENTSEDQFHPQAASLPVEEALNVVEQLHEDLSATQVGGNRVTPPSGKDEKRNSKKGKSKGKDDCKMT from the exons GAGGACAGTGAGAGATACTCACGCCCCTCACAGGTGCACACG CTTTCAGATGACGATGAGCGCTTGTCAGTGGGAAGCCGAGGCAGTGTCAGG TCGGATCTTGATTCAGTTTATGGGGCAGGG GGCTCATCTTTGGTCCCGCATAAGAAgtccaagaaaaagaagaaacataAGCATAAAGATAAAGAT AGGAACGGCTATGATGATGAGTACGGTGTCGTGTCCAGCAGG AGTTCAAGACTGAGTGACGATAGCAGGGTCTCACGTTCATCCAGGGGAGACCTGTTG GACAACTGTGGTTCTGTTGCCAGTTATTTAAGAAGCGCAGCCAGTAGCGGTGGCCTCCCCAGGGATCTGGACGATGTTACTATTCCTGATTTTTCTGAT GTAGATGACAAGGATTATCTTGAGAAA GGTTCCAGAGCAGCCTCTGCATTAACAGCAACAACTCTCACATCCCTCGGTGGATCTTCCTCACGGAGAGGAAGTGTAGACACTGCCATAACTGTGGATGCTGAGACTGCCGTGAGAGAAATAAAG GAAATTCATGAACTGAAGGATCAAATTCAAGATGTGGAATCCAAGTACACACAGAACCTAAAAGAAGCCAAG GATGCATTGACAGAGGTGGAAGAGAAGTATCGTAAGGCAATGGTATCCAACGCCCAGCTGGACAATGAGAAGAACAACCTCATGTACCAGGTGGATACGCTGAAGGACTCTCTGATGGAACTAGAGGAACTCCTGTCTGAGTCCCGGCGGGAGTATGAGGAGAAGGTCAAG GAATTTGATCGAGAGAAGCATGCCCACGGTGTGCTTCAGTTCCAGTTGGCAGCCATgaaagaaacactgaaacaaagtGAGGAGCTGCTAAAT GAGATCCGTCAGTTGCGTATGAAACAAGACGGTTTTACTAGAGAGATATCTGACCTACAAGAAACAGTGGAGTGGAAGGATAAGAAAATTGGG GCTTTAGAGCGACAGAAAGAATACACTGACGCAATCCGAATTGAGCGAGATGAGCTCAGAGAAGAGGTTGTGAAGCTGAAAGATATTCTAAAG AAACATGGAATAGTACTGGGACCTGATATGAGCATCAACGGCAGTGCTGGTGAGACAGAAACAGAAGTCAGCACCAGTGGAGACTCTGCTCCCCAACCGGCTCAGGATTCGTCCACTTTCCCAGCAGAGGGGAACAGCATGCTCG GAAGCTCAGTGGAGACTCAGTTGAGAAGTAGTGGAAAGGAAGAGGTGGATCAAGAGCAGCATCAAGACGTGTTTGAGGAAGCCCAGACCAGTCATTTCAGCTCTGATAGGCTCTCTAATACTGTTCACGCATCTTTAGTAGAATCCTGTAGCACACAACAGTCCACAGAAGAACAGAAAATGCCACTCAAAGACGTCAATGGTGGCAAAAGTCTGGAATGGCAGGCTGAAGCTGATGAACTTGCAGTCACAAAAGACTGTGATGAACTAGTTCTCAGCTCTGAGTTCGAAGAAAACACAGATAATGGAAATGAGCCACAAGTCAACTCAGATTTAGAAGACAGAGTAGCAACAACCAAAGATATTGAAGACAACTCCACCACCATCTTTGAGGAgaagccaaacaaacacaaaaccatAGACGAAAGTCTTTcgacaaaaacacattcataTCTACAAGACGTCAACCATTCTGAATCATGTTCCGAAGAAGGACATGTAAGAGATTTAGAATCATGTCCCCCGGAAGATGTCATTAATTCAGAACCATGTCCCCAAGAAAATGTCAACAATTCAGTATCATGTACACAAGATATCAAAGATTATGAATCATGTCCCCAAGAAAATGTCAACAATTCAGTGTCATGTACACAAGATATCAAAGATTATGACTCATGTCCCCAAGAAGATGTCAAAGATTCAGAATCATGTCCCCAGGAAAATGCCAAAGATTCTGAATTATGTACACGAGAAGATGTCAAAGATTCAGCGTCATGTACCCAAGAGAAATATATAAAAGATTCTGAATTGTGTCCCCAGGTAGAAAATCTCAAAGACTCAGAGTCTGAGTCTGTCCCAGGTGTATCAAATACTGAACTTCAATGTGAAACTGAAAATGCTGAGGCAAACAATGATGACGTtgaagaaatacaaataaaggctCCACTTGGAGGTGCTAATGCTCCtctgaaaaagaagaaaaagaagaggagaGGCAAAAAGAAAGGAGGGTCCCTTGAGGAAAGAAATCAACCAAAGGACAATAAGGAAGCTGCTAGAACATATCAAGAAAGCATCCAACCAGAAGCAGTTTCAAAGGATGATGGGTCAGGCACCGAATGTAGTAGTGAAGGtcgcagttttaaacacattaaAGAATCATCCACAGATCAGGTTACCAAAGACATCGATCAGCAACATACTGCTGAACAAGTGGAACATATTGAAGCCTCATATTTTGAACAACCAAATAAATCAAAGATGGATCAAGTTAGTGGTGAATGGAATAATGAACAGCATTGGAAAGTAGAGAAGGAACCAGGTATGGATCAAGTTGTGAAAGAGACAGACTGGCAAAATGCTGATCAAGCAGATTTCGCACAATTAGAACACAACGAAACCTCAAATATTCAAAACCCTAAAGAGTCAATGATGGATCTAATGTTGAATGCAGATGAACGAAATAATGAGCAGAATTTGGAAGCAGATAAAGTAAAGATAGAAGAAAACATTTCTCTCACTTTGCAACTCAGTCAGACACAAAGTCACCACAGTGCAGACAAACAGTGCTTGAAACAAACTTGGGAATCTGTGAAAGTAGAGGTTCCAGAGTTCAGTGGAGCGGATGTTCTTGTTGACTTTGTTAGTAGCAACACCTCCACAAGCCTTGACGGAGTTGACGTTTTAGATGACATGGCAACTATAGATATTGTCAAAACTGCTCCTCTTGAGCCTGATGACCATTCTGAAAGTAAAAATCACTTGTCTGTGACTATGGACTCTACTGCCCAATGCCCAGAGGCACCATCTAAGCCGTCTTCTGCCACTGACTCCAACAGTGACATGCTCATTGGGTTGTCTGACAAAGGTGTGCTAGAGAAAACTTCTACAAGCCAAAAGGATGAACAGCCAGAAGCAGAACGCGTAGAAAGATCATTTTCCTCTGAAAATCCTAATGATGGGTCAGTCGAAAAACCAAAACTGTCTGAAAGTAAGAAGGAAAATGAATTGTTAGATTTAGTCAAGTCAGAGAACTCCTCAAATGACCTTGACAAAGTTGGGACCCTTGTGGAGACTCAGGCTGAACATTTTATGGAAAGGCAGACATTGCTGTATGAAGATCAGATGGATGCTGCTGCCTCAGACATGGAGGTGCAGACACAAAGTTCTCCAGAAGATGCAGGACATTACATAAGTCCCCTGATTGTGCAGCGGCTTAGCAATGAGCAATTATCCTCTGCAGGTAATCTTGAGGagcacaaaaatggccaaaGTGACCGAAAAAGTCTTACTGTGCAGCCACTGCAGGAATCCACAGCTGAGACCAATAACATAAGTCAACCGTACGAGCAGGACAATGAGGAGCAAATCGAAGAAGATGAGGAAGGGCAGTCCTTTGATTTTGATGACATAAACACAGATGTAGCTGTAGAAATACAGACCATTGAACATTCACAGCAGGAGGAAGTTGAGGTGGGTGTTGATGTCCTGTCAGATGACAACAGTGATGTGTTGGTGCAGAGTTCAACAAATATTGAAATAGTACAAGAAAATTCCCAAGGGAAGCCAATGGATGGTGAGGTGTGTGCAGATGTAGCTACAGCAGACAAAAACTTGGATGTGGTGGCTTTGGTTCAAGTGGAAGCTTCATCTGAAAAAAGTGTGGAAGAGCAGGAGGAAAAGATGCAGccacagaagatggatgcaaTGGATGAGCAAAGCTTTGTTGCAAAAGACAGACAACCTTCCAAAGCTGGGGAGTTTGGTGTTCTAGAAAACACAAGTGAAGACCAATTCCACCCTCAGGCAGCATCTTTACCAGTAGAAGAAGCGTTAAATGTTGTTGAACAACTGCATGAAGATTTAAGTGCAACCCAAGTGGGCGGCAACAGAGTGACACCTCCCTCCGGAAAAGATGAGAAGAGAAATAGCAAGAAAGGCAAAAGCAAGGGCAAAGATGACTGCAAGATGACTTAG